A portion of the Krasilnikovia cinnamomea genome contains these proteins:
- a CDS encoding DegT/DnrJ/EryC1/StrS family aminotransferase, with amino-acid sequence MTYAIPVSKPFLAARELEYVSEAVTTGWISSQGPFVPRFEQAFAAYHGSAFGVACSSGTAALTLALRALNVGPGDEVIVPEFTMVASAWAVTYTGATPVFVDCGDDLNIDVRRIEEKITPRTRVIMPVHIYGRRCAMDAIMDIAYEYNLRVVEDSAEAHGVRPVGDIACFSLFANKIITSGEGGICLTGDAHLAAQMAHLRGMAFSKEHNFLHKKVAYNFRMTNMQAGVALAQTENLNEILARRAKVESYYDAGLAGIDAITLLPRRDVLWMYDLLVQRRDDLREHLARHGIETRLFFKPMSRQPMYLDPAWPGLNAHRFAEQGLYLPTYTDLTQSDQDTIIARVREFYS; translated from the coding sequence ATGACGTACGCGATTCCGGTTTCGAAGCCGTTCCTCGCCGCGCGGGAACTCGAGTATGTCAGCGAGGCCGTCACGACCGGCTGGATCTCGTCGCAGGGGCCGTTCGTGCCGCGCTTCGAGCAGGCGTTCGCCGCGTACCACGGCAGCGCCTTCGGGGTGGCGTGCTCGTCGGGCACCGCCGCGCTCACGCTGGCGCTGCGGGCGCTGAACGTCGGGCCCGGCGACGAGGTCATCGTGCCGGAGTTCACCATGGTGGCCTCGGCGTGGGCGGTCACCTACACGGGCGCGACGCCGGTGTTCGTCGACTGCGGCGACGACCTGAACATCGACGTGCGCCGCATCGAGGAGAAGATCACCCCACGCACCCGGGTGATCATGCCGGTACACATCTACGGCCGGCGCTGCGCGATGGACGCGATCATGGACATCGCGTACGAGTACAACCTGCGGGTGGTCGAGGACTCCGCCGAGGCGCACGGGGTGCGCCCGGTGGGGGACATCGCGTGCTTCTCGCTGTTCGCCAACAAGATCATCACCTCGGGTGAGGGCGGGATCTGCCTGACCGGCGACGCGCACCTGGCCGCGCAGATGGCGCACCTGCGCGGCATGGCGTTCAGCAAGGAGCACAACTTCCTGCACAAGAAGGTCGCCTACAACTTCCGGATGACCAACATGCAGGCCGGGGTCGCGCTCGCGCAGACGGAGAACCTGAACGAGATCCTGGCGCGGCGCGCCAAGGTCGAGTCCTACTACGACGCGGGCCTCGCCGGGATCGACGCGATCACCCTGCTGCCGCGGCGCGACGTGCTGTGGATGTACGACCTGCTGGTGCAGCGCCGCGACGACCTGCGCGAGCACCTCGCCCGGCACGGCATCGAGACCCGGCTGTTCTTCAAGCCGATGAGCCGCCAGCCGATGTACCTCGACCCGGCCTGGCCCGGCCTGAACGCGCACCGCTTCGCCGAGCAGGGACTGTACCTGCCGACGTACACGGATCTGACGCAGTCCGACCAGGACACGATCATCGCCCGCGTCCGCGAGTTCTACTCCTGA
- the ccrA gene encoding crotonyl-CoA carboxylase/reductase, producing MRHLIDALAAEDVPSEDIAALPVPDSYRAAVVLAGEAEMFAGMDTRDKDPAKALHLREVATPEVGPDEVLVAAMASSVNYNTVWSAIFEPMPTFGFLRRYARAVAGAAKHDQPFHVVGSDLAGVVLRTGAAVRNVRPGDRVVAHCLNVELTAPDGHDDSMLDPEQRIWGFETNYGGLGELALVKANQLMPKPRHLSWEEAACSGLVHSTAYRQLVSPNGARMKQGDVVLIWGAAGGLGSYATQLVLNGGGIPVCVVSSPHKAGLVRAMGAQLVIDRRAEDFRFWSDEHTQDQREWKRFGACVRELTGGEDPDIVFEHPGRETFGASVYVARRGGTIVTCASTSGYEHAYDNRHLWMRLKRVVGTHFANYREAWAANRLITRGMVHPTLSAVYELADTGRAVSRVHANRHDGKVGVLCLAPAAGLGVEDPELRARHLPEINRFRA from the coding sequence GTGAGACACCTGATCGACGCCCTCGCCGCCGAGGACGTCCCCTCCGAGGACATCGCCGCGCTGCCGGTGCCGGACAGCTACCGGGCGGCCGTGGTGCTCGCCGGCGAGGCGGAGATGTTCGCCGGGATGGACACCCGCGACAAGGACCCGGCCAAGGCGCTGCACCTGCGCGAGGTGGCCACCCCCGAGGTCGGGCCGGACGAGGTGCTGGTGGCGGCGATGGCCAGCAGCGTCAACTACAACACCGTCTGGTCGGCGATCTTCGAGCCGATGCCCACCTTCGGATTCCTGCGGCGCTACGCCCGTGCGGTCGCCGGTGCGGCCAAGCACGACCAGCCGTTCCATGTGGTCGGTTCCGACCTGGCCGGGGTGGTGCTGCGCACCGGCGCCGCGGTCCGCAACGTCCGGCCCGGCGACCGCGTCGTGGCGCACTGCCTCAACGTGGAACTGACCGCCCCGGACGGTCACGACGACAGCATGCTCGACCCGGAGCAGCGGATCTGGGGCTTCGAGACCAACTACGGCGGCCTGGGTGAGCTGGCCCTGGTGAAGGCGAACCAGCTCATGCCCAAGCCGCGGCACCTGAGCTGGGAGGAGGCGGCCTGCTCCGGGCTGGTGCACTCGACCGCGTACCGGCAGCTGGTCTCCCCCAACGGCGCCCGGATGAAGCAGGGCGACGTGGTGCTGATCTGGGGTGCCGCCGGCGGCCTCGGCTCGTACGCGACGCAGCTGGTGCTCAACGGCGGCGGCATCCCGGTGTGCGTGGTGTCCAGCCCGCACAAGGCCGGGCTGGTCCGGGCGATGGGTGCGCAGCTGGTGATCGACCGCCGCGCCGAGGATTTCCGGTTCTGGTCCGATGAGCACACCCAGGATCAGCGGGAGTGGAAGCGGTTCGGCGCGTGCGTGCGGGAGCTGACCGGCGGGGAGGACCCGGACATCGTGTTCGAGCATCCCGGCCGGGAGACCTTCGGCGCCAGCGTCTACGTGGCCCGGCGCGGCGGGACGATCGTGACGTGCGCGTCGACCTCCGGCTACGAGCACGCCTACGACAACCGGCACCTGTGGATGCGGCTCAAGCGGGTCGTCGGCACCCATTTCGCGAACTACCGCGAGGCGTGGGCGGCGAACCGCCTGATCACCCGAGGCATGGTGCATCCCACCCTGTCCGCCGTGTACGAGCTCGCCGACACCGGCCGGGCGGTGAGCCGGGTGCACGCCAACCGGCACGACGGCAAGGTGGGGGTGCTCTGCCTGGCCCCGGCGGCCGGCCTCGGGGTCGAGGACCCCGAGCTGCGCGCACGCCACCTGCCGGAGATCAACCGGTTCCGCGCCTGA
- a CDS encoding endonuclease/exonuclease/phosphatase family protein yields MTLRLASINLHCGLDHRGRPFSVKEAVASLDADVLLVQENWCRQGAESLARTAAADCGYPTYVELAMTGDVPMAELEIVSGPAPEETGAWGLAVLSRLPVHRYATVDLGAAPGDVVGDRAAQLVEIPLDAGVLRVVNVHLTHRVLHGPRQLRRLVAGLGTDGPPTVIGGDLNMFRPTVLLARPYRPVVRGRTYPAHRPLLQLDHVLAGPGVAATNPAVLAAVGTDHRPVTVDVGLG; encoded by the coding sequence GTGACACTCAGGCTGGCGAGCATCAACCTGCACTGCGGACTCGACCACCGGGGCCGGCCGTTCTCCGTCAAGGAGGCGGTCGCCTCCCTCGACGCGGACGTGCTGCTGGTGCAGGAGAACTGGTGCCGGCAGGGCGCCGAGAGTCTGGCCAGGACGGCGGCCGCGGACTGCGGGTACCCCACGTACGTGGAGCTGGCGATGACCGGCGACGTGCCCATGGCCGAGCTGGAGATCGTCAGCGGTCCGGCCCCGGAGGAGACCGGCGCCTGGGGGCTGGCGGTGCTGAGCCGCCTGCCCGTGCACCGGTACGCCACCGTGGACCTCGGCGCGGCCCCGGGCGACGTGGTCGGCGACCGCGCCGCGCAGCTCGTCGAGATCCCGCTGGACGCGGGGGTGCTGCGGGTGGTCAATGTGCACCTGACCCACCGGGTGCTGCACGGGCCCCGGCAGTTGCGCCGGCTCGTGGCCGGGCTCGGCACGGACGGTCCGCCGACCGTCATCGGCGGTGACCTGAACATGTTCCGGCCCACGGTGCTGCTGGCCCGGCCGTACCGGCCGGTGGTGCGCGGCCGTACCTATCCCGCGCACCGGCCGTTGCTGCAGCTCGACCACGTGCTGGCCGGGCCCGGTGTCGCCGCCACGAACCCCGCCGTGCTGGCGGCGGTCGGCACCGATCACCGGCCGGTGACCGTCGACGTCGGGCTCGGCTGA
- a CDS encoding thioesterase II family protein: MSIADGTTTSWIRRFRTGPDQDRRLVCFPHAGGAATFFHPVAMRFGPAVDVVALQYPGRQDRRSEPMIEDIATLADRIADELLRLSDKPSVFFGHSMGAVLAFETAWRLERRGTHAPRAVMVSGRRAPSAHRPDHQVYLRDDEGLLAELKLLNGTAMNLMEDEEVRRMTLPAVRNDYRAIETYRCAPGRVTAAAITTLTGTDDPQTTVAEAAKWREFTTGEFRLATFPGGHFFLAEQPGPVLDEVERGLAQLDTVPR; the protein is encoded by the coding sequence GTGAGCATCGCCGATGGCACCACGACGAGTTGGATCCGCCGGTTCCGTACCGGCCCGGATCAGGACCGGCGCCTCGTGTGCTTCCCCCACGCGGGCGGCGCGGCCACGTTCTTCCACCCCGTCGCGATGCGGTTCGGCCCGGCGGTCGACGTGGTGGCCCTGCAGTATCCGGGCCGCCAGGACCGCCGGTCGGAGCCGATGATCGAGGACATCGCGACGCTGGCCGACCGGATCGCCGACGAGCTGCTGCGGCTCAGCGACAAACCGTCGGTCTTCTTCGGCCACAGCATGGGCGCGGTGCTGGCCTTCGAGACCGCGTGGCGGCTGGAGCGGCGCGGCACGCACGCGCCCCGCGCCGTCATGGTCTCCGGCCGCCGGGCGCCGTCCGCGCACCGGCCGGACCATCAGGTGTACCTGCGCGACGACGAGGGGCTGCTGGCGGAGCTGAAGCTGCTCAACGGCACCGCCATGAACCTGATGGAGGACGAGGAGGTCCGCCGGATGACCCTGCCCGCGGTCCGCAACGACTACCGGGCGATCGAGACGTACCGGTGTGCGCCCGGCCGGGTGACGGCGGCGGCGATCACCACCCTGACCGGTACGGACGACCCGCAGACCACCGTGGCGGAGGCGGCGAAGTGGCGCGAGTTCACCACGGGCGAGTTCCGGCTGGCGACGTTCCCGGGCGGCCACTTCTTCCTGGCCGAGCAGCCCGGCCCGGTGCTGGACGAGGTGGAACGCGGGCTGGCGCAGCTGGACACCGTCCCGCGATAG
- a CDS encoding multicopper oxidase family protein has protein sequence MQRRHVLALGTLAATGAVTATARQAAAADETPAAAPTGHQHAAAAGAVVDPGVEPFTVRMPVPRVLRPTRVHGDHDFFEHVIRPAEVGILPGRRTAALTFGGSFVAPTIRVKAGRRARIKFVNRLGEPANVHLHGGHVAPGSDGYPTDPIAPGASRIYDYPNRQAATTLWYHDHTHHQEAEHVYRGMHGFYLIESDAEKRMGLPSDEFDVPLMIRDAAFDGDGQLVFDLTVDPAASRLVPLANGKVRPFFPVAARRYRFRILNASNHRTFHLTLGGAPMTQIGSDGGLLPRPVPLTELALSPAERADVVVDFGGAPAGTRFVLDSTDLGPILRFDVTRRAHDTSRVPPVLRTMPPLAPAVREREIVLDLGPEMRTFTIDGKTFDPDRVDAVVKRGTTEIWKIRNATTVFGPVDHVFHMHLVQFRVLDRDGAPPPPGETGYKDTVHIPGGTSVRVQATFTDFVGRYVYHCHMMEHASMLGMMAQMEIVP, from the coding sequence ATGCAGAGAAGGCATGTCCTTGCGCTCGGCACCCTGGCGGCCACCGGCGCGGTGACCGCCACCGCGCGGCAGGCCGCCGCCGCCGACGAGACACCGGCCGCGGCGCCAACCGGCCACCAGCACGCCGCGGCGGCCGGCGCGGTCGTGGATCCCGGCGTCGAGCCGTTCACCGTACGGATGCCCGTCCCGCGCGTGCTGCGCCCGACCCGCGTGCACGGCGACCACGACTTCTTCGAGCACGTCATCCGCCCCGCGGAGGTGGGCATCCTGCCGGGCCGCAGAACGGCGGCGCTGACCTTCGGCGGCTCGTTCGTGGCGCCGACCATCCGGGTCAAGGCGGGGCGCCGCGCGAGGATCAAGTTCGTCAACCGGCTGGGTGAACCAGCCAACGTCCATCTGCACGGCGGGCACGTGGCGCCGGGCAGCGACGGGTATCCGACGGATCCGATCGCGCCCGGCGCGTCGCGGATCTACGACTACCCGAACCGGCAGGCGGCCACGACGCTGTGGTACCACGACCACACCCACCACCAGGAGGCCGAGCATGTGTATCGGGGGATGCACGGCTTCTATCTGATCGAGAGCGACGCCGAGAAGCGGATGGGCCTGCCGTCGGATGAGTTCGACGTGCCCCTGATGATTCGCGACGCCGCGTTCGACGGTGACGGTCAGCTCGTCTTCGACCTGACCGTGGACCCGGCGGCCAGCCGCCTGGTTCCGCTGGCCAATGGCAAGGTACGGCCGTTCTTCCCGGTCGCCGCCCGCCGGTATCGCTTCCGCATCCTCAACGCCTCCAACCACCGTACGTTCCACCTGACGCTGGGCGGCGCGCCGATGACCCAGATCGGCAGCGACGGCGGGCTGCTGCCGCGCCCGGTGCCGCTGACCGAGCTGGCGCTGTCCCCGGCCGAACGCGCCGACGTCGTCGTCGACTTCGGCGGCGCGCCGGCCGGGACGCGGTTCGTGCTCGACTCGACGGACCTCGGCCCGATCCTGCGCTTCGACGTGACCCGCCGGGCGCACGACACCAGCCGGGTACCGCCGGTGCTGCGCACGATGCCGCCGCTGGCCCCCGCCGTCCGGGAACGCGAGATCGTGCTGGACCTGGGCCCGGAGATGCGGACCTTCACCATCGACGGAAAGACCTTCGACCCGGACCGCGTCGACGCGGTCGTCAAGCGGGGCACCACGGAGATCTGGAAGATCCGGAACGCGACCACCGTGTTCGGCCCCGTCGACCACGTGTTCCACATGCACCTGGTGCAGTTCCGGGTGCTCGACCGCGACGGCGCGCCGCCGCCGCCCGGCGAGACCGGCTACAAGGACACCGTGCACATCCCCGGCGGCACCTCGGTGCGCGTCCAGGCCACCTTCACCGACTTCGTCGGGCGGTACGTGTACCACTGCCACATGATGGAACACGCCTCGATGCTCGGCATGATGGCGCAGATGGAGATCGTGCCCTGA
- a CDS encoding TAXI family TRAP transporter solute-binding subunit: MATMALTACVGKTPESRRIRIATGSPTATYYAIGSALARLVGRELPGTGADVLATAASAENVQLIFGGAADVGFTQADVLVSGGGSPPGIVALARVYDDLLHLVVRADSPIKTLEDLKGKTVSVGAHGSGTAVTVARLLDVAGMSAPTMVDRQELNLDDSLRALAAYGIDAFFFSGGLPVAGIKQLSTRGRARLIDLSRWAGDLRRTHSEVYVVRNVPVSAYQTLPVATIANPNLLVVSASMADDLAFDLARLLMERRDELAAAHPAAERLDPRSAIATLPVPLHPGAARYYQSVKP, translated from the coding sequence ATGGCGACCATGGCACTCACCGCCTGTGTGGGAAAGACTCCGGAGAGTCGCCGGATTCGCATCGCGACGGGCAGCCCCACGGCCACCTACTACGCCATCGGTTCCGCCCTGGCCCGCCTGGTCGGGCGTGAATTGCCGGGAACCGGCGCGGATGTCCTGGCGACCGCCGCCTCGGCCGAGAACGTACAGCTGATCTTCGGGGGAGCGGCCGACGTGGGGTTCACCCAGGCCGACGTGCTGGTCTCCGGCGGCGGATCCCCGCCGGGGATCGTGGCCCTGGCCCGCGTCTACGACGACCTGCTGCACCTGGTCGTCCGTGCGGACAGCCCGATCAAGACGCTGGAGGATCTCAAGGGCAAGACGGTGTCCGTGGGCGCCCACGGGTCCGGCACGGCCGTCACGGTCGCACGGCTGCTGGACGTCGCGGGGATGTCCGCGCCCACCATGGTCGACCGGCAGGAGCTCAACCTCGACGACTCCCTGCGGGCGCTGGCGGCGTACGGGATCGACGCGTTCTTCTTCTCCGGCGGCCTGCCGGTGGCGGGCATCAAGCAGCTCAGCACCCGGGGCCGGGCCAGGCTCATCGACCTGTCCAGGTGGGCCGGCGACCTGCGCCGGACCCACAGCGAGGTGTACGTGGTCCGCAACGTGCCCGTGTCGGCGTATCAGACCCTGCCCGTGGCGACCATCGCCAATCCCAACCTGCTGGTGGTGTCGGCGTCGATGGCCGACGATCTCGCCTTCGACCTGGCCCGGCTGCTGATGGAGCGGCGCGACGAGCTGGCGGCGGCGCACCCGGCGGCGGAGCGGCTCGACCCCCGGTCGGCGATCGCGACCCTGCCGGTGCCGCTGCACCCGGGCGCCGCGCGCTACTACCAGTCGGTCAAGCCTTAA
- a CDS encoding sensor histidine kinase, whose translation MRRRLVITYLLLLSMVLIALEVPLAVSLTNSETDRVVADRLADATRFASLAAPAMRSGDLEAVVDELRRYHDLYDVGTLLADQDQQVLSVFGSPLADAEGADTAMRGALAGRQVGTPETLWPWRDRELVVAVPISDGGAVLGIVLTASPTGRNRGAIVSTWLELWLVGLLAVVACFIAAHRLAGWVLRPVTRLDAAAHDIAAGDNEARVPPGVGPPELRRLSASFNEMADAVADALERQRSFVAHASHQLRNPLTVLRLRLEDLGDHLTGEPARADHEITLAETDRLADVLDGLLALASAERGRQRVEVVDAVALTLNRWLAWHPLTERRGIELVTTVPDEPQHARLVATALDQCLDALIDNALKFTPAGGRVEIVVDARDGGVEVTVRDNGPGMTEEQCRQATERFWRAPDKQNVDGAGLGLSIVMVLVEASGGRFTLAPAWPHGLAARIWFPASAPTPETEQTPETERAPQTEQAPHSEQAPQTEQAPQTEQAPQTERAPQTERVALDRAPAARHARVDDPDGAVKA comes from the coding sequence GTGCGCAGGCGACTGGTGATCACGTACCTCCTGCTGCTCTCGATGGTGCTGATCGCCCTCGAGGTGCCGCTGGCGGTGTCGCTGACGAACTCGGAGACGGACCGGGTCGTCGCTGACCGGCTGGCCGACGCGACCCGCTTCGCCTCCCTGGCGGCGCCCGCCATGCGCAGCGGCGACCTGGAGGCGGTCGTCGACGAGCTGCGCCGCTACCACGACCTGTACGACGTCGGCACGCTGCTGGCCGACCAGGACCAGCAGGTACTGAGCGTGTTCGGCTCGCCCCTGGCCGACGCCGAGGGCGCCGACACCGCCATGCGGGGCGCGCTGGCGGGACGCCAGGTCGGCACCCCCGAGACGCTGTGGCCGTGGCGCGACCGGGAGCTGGTGGTCGCGGTGCCGATCAGCGACGGCGGGGCGGTGCTCGGCATCGTGCTGACCGCCTCGCCGACCGGGCGCAACCGCGGCGCGATCGTCTCGACCTGGCTGGAGCTGTGGCTGGTCGGGCTGCTGGCGGTGGTGGCCTGCTTCATCGCCGCGCACCGGCTGGCCGGCTGGGTGCTGCGGCCGGTGACCCGGCTCGACGCGGCCGCCCACGACATCGCGGCGGGCGACAACGAGGCCCGGGTGCCACCGGGGGTCGGCCCGCCCGAGCTGCGCCGGTTGTCGGCCAGCTTCAACGAGATGGCCGACGCGGTCGCGGACGCGCTGGAACGCCAGCGTTCGTTCGTCGCCCACGCCAGCCACCAGCTGCGCAACCCCCTGACGGTGCTGCGGCTGCGCCTGGAGGACCTGGGCGACCACCTGACCGGCGAGCCGGCCCGCGCCGATCACGAGATCACCCTGGCCGAGACCGACCGGCTGGCCGACGTGCTGGACGGGCTGCTGGCCCTCGCGAGTGCCGAGCGCGGCCGGCAACGCGTCGAGGTGGTGGACGCCGTGGCGCTGACCCTGAACCGCTGGCTGGCGTGGCACCCGCTGACCGAGCGGCGCGGCATCGAGCTGGTCACCACGGTCCCGGACGAACCGCAGCACGCCCGGCTGGTGGCCACCGCCCTCGATCAGTGCCTGGACGCTCTGATCGACAACGCGCTGAAGTTCACCCCGGCCGGCGGCCGGGTCGAGATCGTGGTGGACGCCCGCGACGGCGGCGTGGAGGTGACGGTCCGCGACAACGGTCCGGGCATGACCGAGGAACAGTGCCGGCAGGCGACCGAGCGGTTCTGGCGGGCACCCGACAAGCAGAACGTCGACGGCGCGGGCCTCGGCCTGTCGATCGTCATGGTGCTGGTCGAGGCGTCGGGCGGACGGTTCACGCTGGCCCCGGCGTGGCCGCACGGCCTGGCGGCCCGGATCTGGTTCCCGGCGTCCGCCCCGACCCCGGAGACCGAACAGACCCCGGAGACCGAGCGGGCCCCGCAGACCGAACAGGCCCCGCATTCCGAACAGGCCCCGCAGACCGAACAGGCCCCGCAGACCGAACAGGCCCCGCAGACGGAGCGGGCCCCGCAGACGGAGCGGGTCGCGCTGGACCGGGCCCCAGCGGCCCGGCACGCCCGGGTCGACGACCCCGACGGGGCCGTTAAGGCTTGA
- a CDS encoding response regulator transcription factor: MRILLVEDDLRVAGVMASMLQRRGYEVEHAATATAALAAAPCDLVLLDLNLPDGDGIDVCRALRARNAHLGIIAVTARAEERDRVSGLLVGADDYVVKPFSMAELQARIVALLRRTDRQGPPPSEVVEVGPLRIDHAARTVQVDAEPVTLTRKEFDILASLARRPGVALTRERIMLDVWQTTWSGRHTLEVHVASLRAKLRRPDLVQTVRGVGYRLCTG, from the coding sequence ATGCGGATACTGCTGGTGGAGGACGATCTGCGGGTCGCCGGGGTGATGGCCTCGATGCTGCAGCGCCGCGGCTACGAGGTCGAGCACGCCGCGACGGCCACCGCGGCGCTGGCGGCGGCCCCCTGCGACCTGGTCCTGCTGGACCTGAACCTGCCCGACGGCGACGGGATCGACGTGTGCCGGGCCCTGCGCGCACGCAACGCACACCTGGGCATCATCGCCGTGACCGCCCGCGCCGAGGAACGCGACCGGGTCTCGGGGCTGCTGGTCGGCGCCGACGACTACGTGGTGAAGCCGTTCTCCATGGCGGAGTTGCAGGCACGCATCGTGGCCCTGCTGCGGCGTACCGACCGGCAGGGGCCGCCGCCCAGCGAGGTGGTCGAGGTGGGGCCGCTGCGCATCGACCACGCCGCCCGTACGGTGCAGGTCGACGCCGAACCGGTCACCCTGACCCGCAAGGAGTTCGACATCCTCGCCTCGCTGGCACGCCGTCCCGGCGTCGCGCTCACCCGGGAACGGATCATGCTGGACGTCTGGCAGACGACCTGGTCGGGCCGGCACACCCTGGAAGTGCACGTGGCCTCGCTGCGGGCCAAGCTGCGCCGTCCCGACCTGGTGCAGACCGTCCGGGGGGTCGGCTACCGTCTGTGCACCGGGTAG
- the katG gene encoding catalase/peroxidase HPI, which yields MSDNKGLISGEAPVRPPTARSNQDWWPNQLDVSVLHQNPAAGDPMGADFDYAEAFRTVDLDALKADIEAVMTTSQDWWPADYGHYGPLFIRMAWHSAGTYRISDGRGGAGSGDQRFAPLNSWPDNANLDKARRLLWPVKQKYGRKVSWADLMVFAGNVALESMGFRTFGFGGGRQDVWEPEEINWGTEDTWLGDQRYSGDRELAKPYGAVQMGLIYVNPEGPNGNPDALAAARDIRETFRRMAMNDEETVALIAGGHTFGKTHGAAKPDTHVGPEPEAAALQEMGLGWKNSHGTGKGGDTITSGLEGAWTPTPITWDNTYFETLFSFEWEQTTSPAGAKQWKPTDPAAADLVPDAHDPAKKHAPMMLTTDLALRVDPIYEQISRRFYENPQEFADAFAKAWFKLTHRDMGPIWRYVGPQVPAEPQIWQDPVPPVTHELIGAAQIAALKEDILASGLSVPELVATAWASASTFRGTDKRGGANGARIRLAPQNSWEVNDPAQLTRVLRTLESIQQEFNAGAGAVRVSLADLIVLGGGAAIERAARDAGYDVTVPFTPGRTDATQEQTDEESFAVLEPTHDGFRNYLGKGHRRPTEQLLVDRAQLLTLTAPELTVLVGGLRALNANTGQSHHGVLTGRPGTLTNDFFVNLLDVGTAWSATAEGDEETFEGRDLRTGEVKWTATRADLVFGSNSVLRALAEVYASDDAKEKFIADFIAAWVKVMNLDRPAA from the coding sequence GTGAGTGACAACAAGGGCCTCATCTCCGGCGAGGCGCCCGTTCGCCCGCCGACGGCCAGGTCGAACCAGGACTGGTGGCCGAACCAGCTGGATGTGAGCGTCCTGCACCAGAACCCCGCCGCGGGCGATCCGATGGGCGCCGACTTCGACTACGCCGAGGCGTTCCGCACCGTCGACCTCGATGCCCTGAAGGCCGACATCGAGGCCGTCATGACGACCTCGCAGGACTGGTGGCCAGCCGACTACGGCCACTACGGGCCGCTGTTCATCCGGATGGCGTGGCACAGCGCGGGCACGTACCGCATCAGCGACGGGCGTGGCGGCGCGGGCTCCGGCGACCAGCGCTTCGCACCGCTGAACAGCTGGCCGGACAACGCGAACCTGGACAAGGCCCGCCGCCTGCTGTGGCCGGTCAAGCAGAAGTACGGCCGGAAGGTGTCCTGGGCCGACCTGATGGTCTTCGCGGGCAACGTCGCCCTGGAGTCGATGGGCTTCCGGACGTTCGGCTTCGGCGGCGGGCGGCAGGACGTGTGGGAGCCGGAGGAGATCAACTGGGGCACCGAGGACACCTGGCTCGGCGACCAGCGCTACAGCGGCGACCGTGAGCTGGCCAAGCCGTACGGTGCCGTGCAGATGGGCCTGATCTACGTGAACCCGGAGGGCCCCAACGGCAACCCGGACGCCCTCGCCGCGGCCCGCGACATCCGGGAGACGTTCCGCCGGATGGCGATGAACGACGAGGAGACCGTGGCGCTGATCGCGGGCGGGCACACCTTCGGCAAGACGCACGGCGCGGCGAAGCCCGACACGCACGTCGGCCCCGAGCCCGAGGCCGCCGCCCTGCAGGAGATGGGTCTGGGCTGGAAGAACAGCCACGGCACCGGCAAGGGCGGCGACACCATCACCAGCGGCCTCGAGGGCGCCTGGACACCCACCCCGATCACCTGGGACAACACGTACTTCGAGACCCTGTTCAGCTTCGAGTGGGAGCAGACGACCAGCCCGGCCGGGGCCAAGCAGTGGAAGCCGACCGACCCGGCCGCCGCCGACCTGGTGCCCGACGCCCACGACCCGGCGAAGAAGCATGCGCCGATGATGCTCACCACCGACCTCGCGCTGCGGGTCGACCCGATCTACGAGCAGATCTCGCGCCGCTTCTACGAGAACCCGCAGGAGTTCGCGGACGCGTTCGCCAAGGCCTGGTTCAAGCTCACCCACCGCGACATGGGGCCGATCTGGCGCTACGTCGGCCCGCAGGTTCCGGCCGAGCCGCAGATCTGGCAGGACCCGGTGCCGCCGGTCACCCACGAGCTGATCGGGGCGGCGCAGATCGCCGCGCTCAAGGAGGACATCCTCGCCTCGGGCCTGTCGGTGCCCGAACTGGTCGCCACGGCCTGGGCGTCGGCGTCGACGTTCCGGGGCACCGACAAGCGCGGCGGCGCCAACGGGGCGCGTATCCGCCTCGCCCCGCAGAACAGCTGGGAGGTCAACGACCCGGCCCAGCTCACCCGGGTGCTGCGCACGCTGGAGTCGATCCAGCAGGAGTTCAACGCCGGTGCGGGCGCGGTGCGGGTCTCGCTGGCCGACCTGATCGTGCTCGGCGGCGGCGCGGCGATCGAGCGGGCCGCCCGCGACGCCGGGTACGACGTCACCGTCCCGTTCACCCCGGGGCGTACGGACGCGACGCAGGAGCAGACGGACGAGGAGTCCTTCGCCGTGCTGGAGCCCACCCACGACGGGTTCCGCAACTACCTCGGCAAGGGGCACCGGCGGCCCACGGAGCAACTGCTGGTCGACCGGGCGCAGCTGCTGACCCTGACCGCGCCCGAGCTGACCGTGCTGGTGGGCGGCCTGCGGGCGCTCAACGCGAACACCGGTCAGTCGCACCACGGCGTGCTGACGGGGCGGCCGGGAACGCTGACCAACGACTTCTTCGTCAACCTGCTCGACGTCGGCACGGCCTGGTCGGCGACCGCCGAGGGTGACGAGGAGACCTTCGAGGGCCGCGACCTGCGTACGGGCGAGGTGAAGTGGACCGCCACCCGCGCGGACCTGGTCTTCGGCTCGAACTCGGTGCTGCGCGCGCTCGCCGAGGTGTACGCCAGCGACGACGCGAAGGAGAAGTTCATCGCGGACTTCATCGCCGCCTGGGTGAAGGTCATGAACCTGGACCGGCCCGCGGCCTGA